ataaattttgccaACGTAGTCTTGATTGTCTGGAAATCTATTCGCTTTTCTTGTTTCTGACGCTGACACTTTATTGTTGACAGGTCACCATCACattcttttttatgttaatacttTTTTACTTGGACGGCACAATGCTTTTTGAGCTAGTGCTTGACAACTATCTCGCTATCGAATCATTTTGTGCATGGTATCCAATTTTAAATCGCTGACGTTGGTCTGAAAGCTGCCcatttaaaatgggaatgggCCGGCCACGTTTGTCGCTTGCCCGAAaactcctgggccaaagtctgtaccctctgggtcccataaaacataaaacggcgatgaggacggcctcgaatgagatggcgcgacgaactggatgcgtaccacaaacagtggatggcaaaagcaatagaccggacagagtggaagaacctaagggaggcctttgccctgcagtgggaaagtaatggctgtaataaaaaaaaaaacaattttacatttaagaCACAATTTTAATACGATATAACAAACAGTGCTGCTCGACAGAGAGCAGAAGAGATTTTGGCTTTGGAGCACAAAAACCTTTGTTAAAAACGCTTATTCTGGTACTGCTTACTGACGCCAATTGACATGTATTGAACTGTCAGTGTCACACTGACAGTTACCTTACCTTCATACGTCAAGTTTACTCCATGTTTCATCATTTTGAGGAAAACATAAGCATAATCGATTATTTTGTTCGTAGTGTTCGGTCTTTTAGTTTCATAAGACTGCGGCAGTCCGTGGGTGTATCATGTATATAGTACAGTTGGTCCAGTGCAGTTGTTAACCTTATGTGAACTCACGTTTACGGTCACCTCTAATCAGAAAGATTAGTTTCTATCTGTGCTagtattttagataatttaaGAACATACTATAGACGTTCTTCTAAATAATCGCAAATCATAGTACGCGTGTAGAGCTGTCTCATTCTGTTCTTGGAATAAATGATCACGCGAGTGATAAAATTGATAGTATTCTAAGTTTATAAAGAATTTCTTACGATGGCTGAGACTATGATGAATGGACACCAAGTGCAAGAAGGTAAAACACTTAATTATTCTATACGTTCGTTGTTAATTACAGAATTTGCCAGTATTACTTTTGCACTAAAAAGTGCAGGCTAAACAATCATAAAACATgcaaaaactttgttttttttttcaactgtaggttcttaatttaaaattataataagtttgcTCACATATTGTTGAGATATGGTATTTGCACATTGTAATATAGTAATaggatttaaataaactatttttttatggtattgtaatttttatgtgatttataaatgataaagttataaaaaatctattttattcatGAGGCTTcatcatactaaaaatatacataaaatacacataaaaataaaagatatttttcttgcagcaatatttaataataaaaatatttaaatatttcttgaatattttaatagtgtATTGTTCTATAAATTGCATGAAATACAATGATTAATGTAAgtttcagtattaaaaaaatcttgaatattatttacaacctagattaaaatattctttgttgCAACAAGTTCATGGGTCTTTTGAGTTATTTGACCTAAAGTTTTTAGTATTCAATcaatagtattttgtttaagcTGAGTCTATTAACCAAAAATCAATTTATCAGTTAATTTACTCATAATTTATGTagctcataaataattaataagtttttaacatatttccGAGTCCTTTGATTTGATTACAGAtctgtataattattttgtagtctAGCTTCCTTTAGCCCATACTTTCAATGAGAAttgaatattttgctttttgtatttttatgtcatcgtAACTGGTCATAAATAGCAAtttctgatattaaaattacaaaaacaattaatttattgagtttCTTTAGATGATAGCAACTGAACTATGTCTTATAGAAATCCATTACACATAATGGTATTATATGATCAGAACGTTAACAATGTATAAATTTTTTGATACTAATAATCATAATTAGTCTTGGTGTCTTTTGGTATAAATGGAGTAtgtgatttggtaatctttattgatgTTTTACATTGGGTTCTAAGGCAAAatgacacaccaagattgtttacgttttcgtaaaaaatatacttgtagATACTTATAACTTAAAGAAATGAAGTATAGAGAAAGAATTGTGACTTATTTCCTATGGAGATTAACTCAATATTCAATCTCTAGCAGccaaatacattaataaatagacTTGAAAAACACAGAtgtattaaatagtatttactaCCCGTCATTATTTAATCTTCAcacattgtttttatgtacAATGTATACAGAACATTGATGCTTGGtatgtttgttttcattcttAACCAGTCAAGTCAAAGCAactcatttgtttgttttgtaaacagcTTGTCTCAAGAGATGCTTGTTGTTGGAGGTTTCCTTTCTTGCATGTTTTCTTTGCTTCCAAGATGGAAGCTATTCTGGCACGTCATTAAAAACCCTTGTCAAGTGTAGTTGCACTTGCGACATTGAGGGTACAATACTAATCAGACTTCGAAAaataaatggtcacccatcaaatcgTTATTGTGGCAAAAGGAAATTGAAGGTCTAGGTTTTACGGTTTGTGGGATACAGCCTGGTAGCAGACAGCAGAGCTTCAGTGGTAGGGTTCCGATTTTATCTTTTGATACCTAATGAAATGAAGTCGTATAATTCTTTGATACCCGACTTTAGTCTCTAATGGCACTTGCCTTGTGTACTTAGATAATTATGTACGAGTTCGTATGGCGGAACGTTCGCTTGGAGCGTAAAATTAATGGTTATGAGACTTATGTTGCGTCACCACTGCAAAGAAGGATAGACCTTAAAACTCGACCAAGCCAGTCTGGGCGTTCCTTTCCAAGTTACGTACCATTAGATggcaaaagaaaacattttgtttcgatagtctgtgtaaattaatttagttctgTTCCAGTGCCATATCTGTACTCGTCAGGTTTAGATACAGCCTAATGGCAAACGGACAGACGGAGAGCAAAGCCTTAGAACGCCTCAAAAATGGTCCGAAATAcgattttcatattaaaatagtattgtttAGAACGACACTGAGCAAAGATGCTTATTATGAGGAAGATTTTCCTATGAATCACGCTGTAACGTACTGAAGTCCGAAGTCCATTCGTGTTACGTATACACTCGTTTGCCAAGATGTCTTATGCTGTGATTTTAGAGTTGTTAAAAAGAAGTATAGTTTTGGAATTCTAATAATTTCGGGTCaagaataaataatcattttttaatttacacacAATGTGGTACTTATTTTGTCAAGAAAAAAGACggccaaaatgaatttaaattttgaaaaacaaataccttAATGTGTTGCACAATCATATTGCGGACTGCGCAAAGCTTGTGTAAAAGATACTACAGCTGCACCAAAGGCAAGGGAAAGATGTCTTATTTTACTGGCTGCATCCATTTCGCTATCGGAATATTGTTCAATGATCCAATTAGACCTTGAGACTTTAACCACATCTGAAAgtaatgttattgtattgtagAATAGGCTTTTGAAGGTCGTGTTGTAGGATACATTTAGATTCTTTTTGAGTGACcatgaatgaatatttttgagtaaagaagaaataaagGGTATTAGATGAAGGTCGAAACATCTCACATTTTTATTCCCGAGtattcttgcaatagtttttgCTAACGCTTGTTATAATAGGAATAATGATAACCTTGTTTCCatataaattgcaatatttcaatacaaaaaggtTGACTACTCGCCCAGGACCGATGTTTTCCTTCTAAAACtgtaattatatcattaaaaaggCGGCGATAGACCCTGCTTATTGCCTAAGCATACCAAACATCATCCAATGagctattcaataaaaaaacatcaaaatcacaATGCCCCATATTGGCTTCTAATCAACTCCCATATTGACTTGCTAGTCAAAACTTTATCGATACTACAATATTTCTCATTAATCCATTCGATTATTGCAATATAACTTATCTCATTGCGGTATTAATATActacataataaagataaaaccgAGGTACCTTAactagtaatatatttttaacatgtgTTACGTAGATAACATATAATCGCTGGTGTTAATCCTTGTCAGCCAAATCTCGAatcagtcaataaaaaaatagttccgTTAAGGCAAAGTCCAGTATTGTGGAGTCCAAAGTTCGTTATTGCAATAACATTGCTATGACTAAACAGAGACCTTGTCTGAATAAGCGGACCGACAAGATAAGTAAGATAAGTGCAATTTGAAGAATACCTATTTATAGATTATTAAGTAGAGTCTTACTAAACTTACTATAGTCTCCTTTTAATATTTGGACTTTTACAGtaagatttttatatgaattctGATCTTTCAAATGGTGTTTCCAAAGCGGAAGCTACGTCGTTTAAAAACTTGGACTTAAATTGTGTCTGGGATTGTGAATCCGAGCTTAAAACGTCGGCTGTTTTCTTTCACGCAGCGCCGTCCTAGTTTTCTTTGAGAAGCTTTTAGTGTACCTACCTGTGTTGTGAATACCATTCCTATGATGGTGCAAGGTAAAAGTGGACGATGATATTCTGACGATGTGAGTTGACGTAACATTTCAACGTTCATCATTACGGAATCGAATTGCATATAACATATGTAGTTATGACTTAAGCAAACCTTTTCTACTTTTCCTAGAAATAGTATTCCAGTATCGATTGAAAGATTTATCTTTCTTCCTCTATGACCTtctttaaaaaattgtataattctACTGGTGTGTGCATGTCACTGAACTCCTAATCGGCTGGACCTATTTGAATGTTTCCGTTGATAGTGCTGCAGGACGCTCACTTAAGGCTCTATTTAGAATATCTTTCAGTCTTTCAGTTTCAAGCCTATTTTAATTCTAGCTGTGTGTAGACCACGACACCTTAGAACGGTCAAATCAACGGTGGTTTCTTTAGGCTAGCAAtgtttaatacaaatatattaataggAATGAACATGCTCATTGTAAGGTCATGGTTAAATGGCTGGCCGTGAAATAGTTATACGTTCTTCGTTCTAATAATATAGGTTTTACTTATTATGGGtgcttttcttttgttaattaatcagtttcaaattaaagtaaaataatagtaagtaaTTATGAATGGTTGGGTTTCTTTTCCATAGCAATTACGCTTAATACCCGAGTggcttaaactatatttgtattatttcaaaaaaattaaaccttcGAATTTTGGATTTCGGGTCTTCACTATCTGATTaagtattaaaagtttaaacatttcGCTATTAGAAGTAACATTTCTTGTTGCTTCGTATTTTGCTACGTAAAAGAGTTTTTTATAGGTTTATTGCATGATGATAAGCAAATAAGATAATAGGACTTTGTACTTTGTTCACTCCATTGTTGATTGATATACAAGCTAACGATAATTCTAGATATTATCTTATGTAACCTTCTTACATGGTATCATATGTAGATATAATAATCATATACATTACTATAAACGTCCCAATGCTAGGCACCGGTTAACACGTTAGCACTCTGCAGGTTGTGCGAGTTCAGATTCCAAAAGATTCCTGTACCATTCCATTCACCGTCACTGGTgtcaaaaaaaacttcattgaCATTTGCCCGATTTGAGTTCAATCTTGCATCTTAATCATGACTTAAAATCGTCAAAAATTCACATCACAATTTTATTGCTCCTGCTATCAGCAATTTCAAGCGATGTTTCGGTAAATTACCAAACATTGTTTCATTGTATCGATATGAATGAGGTAGAttactcattttttttactgtcacATAAATTACTTGCGTTAAAAAGCCTAGTCACCTTACTTTACCGTTTTGTATTGTATGAATTATGCATGTTTCCATTTCAGTTTTGAATTGTCTTccacgttatttaaaaaaaaaaaaccggaaaatattttccaaatggcacacaacgccatctagtcttaggCTGAACAAAACTTGTTTTACGAGTCCTAggtaactgataaacatacttaattacAAGAAagatacatattaaaaataacttcacccagacacagaacaaatgaccgTACACAACACCCAAATATTTgccctgagtgggaatcgaacctaagACATCCGCTCTAGCAGTCGGGGCACTAACccctagaccaacaggccagcaATTATACCTACTTACACCTACGTATCTAGTGATTATATTAGTACTTATAAACAATCGGACTTCCGTGTCAAACGGACTGTTACCATCAAAAGATAGTCGGTGAGGTGGTTAACCTGCTGTTGTATCAAAGTCCAATGTTTTTATGAGTTTGGAATGACGATGCTCATTATTAGATACAAGGTCTTTGATATATCCTTTCATACTTCAATTTATAAATGACGTGGTCGTTAAGAAACACGTTAAAATTTCGTGTCAGTTGCCATTTTCGATCACTGAGTAACgatgctaaataaataatactctgTGTGATTATCATGAGACATAATGGTGCGTTTGTTAACATTTGGCCTAGGGTCAACGCAGAACGATTGCTGCCTATTTTCATTTTGGACTTATGCTATTTTAAGTAGACGAAGGCAAAAATTTCGTCATTTTTTCGCAGGTGTTATTAGGTGCcagcatataaataaaatcataaatataataaactacacAGTTCCGGACGATTAGTAGACTTAGTAATGCCTTTATCGGAAAATTTAACCGAACTTCAGTAAATTTTCCGAGCTGAAATTAAAAACCTTTCTCAACTGATTTGCTCCACTATTGACCAACATATTTCTCCAATAATGGATAATTCAGTACGGAGCGAAACAGTCACGTTCACGTTCAATgcattaatttccaattattgtattggaaaaatgcttaagagaattttaatagtttcaaatttaatccaattgccacttattcattggccattgcaaataacaataatcGGGGCCCAGGGGAAGAAGTGTGTAGTGCCGATAGGGGCAGACTCTTACATACTAAACCTGAACGACCGTGAAACGTCTCCTACGTTTTGGCTGGTGCGTGGCAATGCGTAGCAATTCATCATAATTGGATATTCAGTGCATGAGTGCACACATAGAACATTCTCGGTGAAGACAATGgaattccaattattttgttttcaagatgcttaagataataggaatagtatcaaatttaatctaattgctattattcatcggccattttaaatagcaaaatcggggcCTTGAACTAATACCGCTAATACTTAGTCACGTACTCTTCCACCTCATGCTAATACCAAAGCAGAAAATTAATCGTCCAAGCAATCGCTCTAATTATCATTTCTAGAGATGAGGTCTAGCGACCTGTGCGTACTTATCTCAGAACACGAGACTTGCATACGTAAGGTACCTATAATGTAGGTTTATACGACTAAGCAGTAGATAATATAAGAGGTAAATTGATAAAGTATTCAGATAAACTGTGCAAATGTGTTCAAATATAGTATGTTTAGACTTAAGTATGTTTCATGCGTTTAGAATCAATTCGTTTAACTGTGTCAGGGCGTTTCTTTTCTTACATTTGTAGAcgttatatttgaaataaatatcaaaaatggaATGTTGTATTAAATATCCAACAATAATCTTTCGAtctgttaaacaaatattgtctGTTTAAAAACGCTTGTCATGTCCTTGATCCAATCCTTTATTTCGAGTAACACGAAACGACTTCCAAAGTTAAATGTTTTCTTGGATCGTCAATTTAGtatgaatattcatttattgTGGAGCACGTCCTgcctttgtttgtttaaattttgttaatgaAAACTTTACACTGATATCGTTAACCGTTATTTGAAGTTTAACGTAACCAATTACACATAACAATATGAATTGTCCGTGTATTCCTGTTGTAAATTAACCGCTTATTGTTTTCTATTGCAGTGCTACCGCCTGGGTACAAGGTAGAGGAGATCGAAATACCAGTCCCATGGGGCCACGTCGCTGGGCGATGGTGGGGCCCTCGGAACAAGCAGCCGGTCATCGCCATTCACGGTTGGCAGGACAACGCGGGCACCTGGGACAACCTCATCCCGCTCCTGCCCGTCACCACCTCCGTCCTCTGCATCGACCTACCCGGACACGGCCTTTCAACGCACTATCCCACCGGCATGCTGTACTACATATTCTGGGACGGCATCGTACTACTCAGAAGAAtcattcaacattttaaatGGACCAAAGTCTCGTTAATGGGACACTCTCTCGGCGGTGCGATCAGCTTCATGTACGCGGCTTCCTTCCCCGATGAAGTTGACAGAATTATTTGCGTCGATATCGCCAGTCCTGCTGTCCGCGAGCCCAGTAATATGGTGAAAACGACTGGTGTTGCCATCGACAAACTACTGCAGTATGAACACTTGACGGAAGACAAAGTCCCTTGTTACACTTACGAAGAGATGATTGATATTGTTTGCGACGCATACAAGGGATCTATTTCAAGAGAGAACTGCAAGATATTGATGAAACGAGGTATGATGCCAACTCCGGCGCATATGAAGAGAAAAGGCTATTTCTTCAGGAGGGACCCCAGATTGAAAGTATCAGGGCTCGCTATGATGTCTATAGAAACAGCTTTGGAATATGCATCGAAAGTTAAATGTAAAGTCTTAAATATTCGGGCTTTGCCTGGTCAGAGGTGGGAGAAGTTAGATTATTATTTGAGTGTAGTGGAGAAGATGCGGGCTACGGCTGACGTGAGGTATGAAGAGGTGGAGGGGACGCATCACATCCAGCTGGAAGCCGCGGACAGGATAGCGGGGCTCGTGGAAGAGTTCCTAGAAGAATATTAGGTTAATTTAGCTGAATGCTAATGTGATAATTATGTGATGCGTTAACGTACCGTAGTTAGGTACAGTTGTGAGCTGTAGaacagaagtatttttttaaagcttaagCATTTCTTCTTTCTATAGATAGTTAGGTATCTTCGCCAAGTTATGGCATTGTAGTTGCTACAGTTGTTTATAATGTATGCGTTGAGT
The window above is part of the Trichoplusia ni isolate ovarian cell line Hi5 chromosome 11, tn1, whole genome shotgun sequence genome. Proteins encoded here:
- the LOC113498527 gene encoding probable serine hydrolase, encoding MAETMMNGHQVQEVLPPGYKVEEIEIPVPWGHVAGRWWGPRNKQPVIAIHGWQDNAGTWDNLIPLLPVTTSVLCIDLPGHGLSTHYPTGMLYYIFWDGIVLLRRIIQHFKWTKVSLMGHSLGGAISFMYAASFPDEVDRIICVDIASPAVREPSNMVKTTGVAIDKLLQYEHLTEDKVPCYTYEEMIDIVCDAYKGSISRENCKILMKRGMMPTPAHMKRKGYFFRRDPRLKVSGLAMMSIETALEYASKVKCKVLNIRALPGQRWEKLDYYLSVVEKMRATADVRYEEVEGTHHIQLEAADRIAGLVEEFLEEY